A window from Bdellovibrionales bacterium encodes these proteins:
- the lspA gene encoding signal peptidase II, giving the protein MKKKYLYLAVITGLLVAADQLVKMYIHTQFHLGESLVVIPNFFNLTYVRNFGAAFGFLAESHPTFREAFFLAMPPIALVIILMIMRGVKDNDTKQIVALSAIFGGAIGNYVDRLRFRYVIDFLDFHLNNKYSWPAFNIADSAIVCGVGLLLFMMLMETRQKKAQESAAKA; this is encoded by the coding sequence ATGAAGAAGAAGTATTTGTACCTGGCTGTTATTACCGGACTCCTTGTAGCTGCTGATCAGCTCGTGAAAATGTATATCCATACACAGTTTCACTTGGGTGAATCTCTCGTGGTGATCCCGAACTTCTTTAACCTAACTTACGTGCGTAATTTCGGCGCGGCTTTCGGCTTTTTAGCTGAAAGTCACCCGACCTTCCGCGAAGCTTTCTTCTTGGCGATGCCGCCGATTGCATTGGTCATCATCTTGATGATCATGCGCGGAGTGAAAGACAACGATACCAAACAGATCGTCGCATTGTCTGCGATCTTTGGTGGTGCGATCGGTAACTATGTGGACCGCTTGCGTTTCCGTTATGTCATCGACTTCTTGGATTTCCACTTGAACAACAAATACAGCTGGCCGGCATTCAATATCGCCGACAGCGCGATTGTCTGCGGTGTGGGATTACTGCTCTTCATGATGCTCATGGAGACGCGGCAGAAAAAAGCTCAAGAGAGCGCAGCGAAGGCCTAA
- a CDS encoding prolipoprotein diacylglyceryl transferase codes for MYPIIHLAEGLDIPTYFLVISLVVSAGLFWIVRRSEVYSLPKKNVLDLSLLLMLSALLGARVFHVVYENFDFYRQYPVRIFYLWEGGFVFYGGMILAFIATFTYLHFIHAPKKGDYFDAFAPVLSFTYGFGRVGCFMAGCCYGKDCDLPWAVDHRHPTQLYATFWEIGAILLLLGLEKIPRNKRPKMLSRPGDLFILWMFLHAVGRILMEHYREDFRGEEIFGLSVSTVFSFGLLLVSAALLGGFARRWIVSAQNNGIQK; via the coding sequence TTGTACCCTATTATCCACTTAGCCGAAGGTCTGGATATTCCGACCTACTTTCTGGTCATAAGTCTGGTCGTCTCTGCCGGACTTTTTTGGATTGTTCGCCGGAGCGAAGTCTACAGCCTTCCTAAGAAAAATGTTCTGGATTTGAGTTTGTTGCTCATGTTGTCTGCCTTATTGGGTGCGCGGGTTTTCCACGTCGTTTATGAGAATTTCGATTTTTATCGCCAGTATCCGGTTCGCATTTTCTATCTTTGGGAAGGCGGCTTCGTCTTTTACGGCGGCATGATCTTGGCTTTCATCGCAACCTTCACATATCTTCACTTCATTCATGCGCCCAAAAAAGGCGACTACTTCGATGCCTTTGCTCCGGTCTTGTCCTTCACTTATGGGTTTGGCCGTGTTGGCTGTTTCATGGCTGGTTGTTGTTACGGAAAAGACTGCGATCTTCCGTGGGCTGTCGATCATCGTCACCCGACGCAGCTTTATGCCACGTTCTGGGAAATCGGCGCGATTTTACTTTTACTAGGTCTTGAAAAAATCCCTCGCAACAAACGCCCAAAAATGCTCTCCCGCCCGGGGGACTTATTTATTCTTTGGATGTTCTTGCATGCAGTTGGCCGGATTTTGATGGAGCACTATCGTGAAGACTTCCGTGGAGAAGAGATTTTCGGACTTTCTGTCTCCACAGTCTTTAGCTTTGGTTTGTTACTTGTATCAGCGGCTCTCTTAGGCGGCTTTGCGCGACGCTGGATCGTTTCCGCCCAAAACAATGGTATTCAAAAGTAA
- a CDS encoding S9 family peptidase, translating into MKTTSYGNPPKASKYPQTFNHHGDQRVDPYFWLKDVKHPETRPYLEAENAHTEAFFADYKDFESKLFEEMKARIVKDDSSPPAKSDDYYYYTRTEGDKEQAIYCRSKGSPTSPEEIVLDCNELAKGHKSFSLGIYDVSLNHEILAYASDTDGSELYTLYFKDLKSGTLYPEVIKNLYYSSAWAKDNKTFYYVTQDENQRPDKLWRHTLGTPVEKDEVLFEEKDNQYFISCGLSENEEYIFLNRHSHATSEFYFMSSKDPKAQLQLFSKLEEKVEYDVTHRGNYFYIMTNKDAQTFKLCRTPVGRTSSENWETIVEATPERTLKSIAAFQDFMIVSATEQALQTLYKFDYDSFKMEPIEFPDPIYQVGLGSNLEFATDWVRLNYSSLVQPNQTYDLNMKTKEKIVRKIQKIPSGYDADEYTSERVWAVSHDGIKVPVSLVYKKSLRKNGPQPTLLYAYGSYGYSMPTAFNAQRISLLDRGYIYAIAHIRGGADMGRQWYEEGKFLKKKNTFYDFIASAEHLIQHKYSKPKTLAIMGGSAGGMLMGAVVNMRPQLFNAALAIVPFVDVLNTMLDSKLPLTQMEYQEWGNPEASKEYYDYIKSYSPYDNVKAMAYPNLYIKAGLNDPRVTYWEPAKWCAKLREMKTDHNVLLLETDMQSGHAGASGRFEYLKEIARQFTFILATSTPELCK; encoded by the coding sequence ATGAAAACAACATCATATGGAAATCCACCAAAAGCTTCAAAGTATCCTCAAACCTTTAACCACCACGGCGATCAGCGTGTGGATCCTTATTTTTGGCTGAAAGACGTCAAGCACCCAGAAACTAGACCTTATTTAGAGGCTGAGAATGCTCACACTGAGGCGTTCTTCGCAGACTATAAAGATTTCGAAAGTAAACTGTTCGAAGAAATGAAAGCAAGAATTGTGAAGGACGATTCTTCGCCGCCGGCAAAGAGCGATGACTATTATTACTACACCCGTACTGAAGGCGATAAAGAACAAGCCATTTATTGCCGTAGCAAAGGCTCCCCGACTAGCCCCGAAGAAATCGTTCTTGATTGCAATGAATTGGCGAAAGGCCATAAAAGTTTTTCTTTGGGCATTTACGATGTCAGTTTGAATCACGAAATTTTGGCTTATGCTTCTGATACCGATGGTTCTGAGCTTTACACTCTCTATTTCAAAGATCTTAAGAGTGGGACGCTCTATCCAGAAGTTATTAAGAATCTCTACTACAGCAGTGCCTGGGCGAAAGATAATAAAACTTTCTACTATGTGACTCAGGATGAAAACCAACGCCCTGATAAACTCTGGCGCCATACTCTCGGCACACCGGTTGAAAAAGACGAAGTGTTGTTCGAAGAAAAAGACAATCAGTACTTTATCTCTTGCGGGCTTTCAGAAAACGAGGAATATATTTTCCTCAACCGCCACAGCCATGCGACGTCTGAGTTTTATTTCATGTCCTCGAAAGACCCAAAAGCGCAGTTACAACTGTTCTCGAAGCTTGAAGAGAAAGTCGAGTACGACGTCACTCACCGCGGAAACTACTTTTACATCATGACGAACAAGGATGCACAGACCTTCAAGCTCTGCCGCACTCCTGTAGGCCGAACCTCGAGTGAAAATTGGGAGACCATCGTTGAAGCGACTCCTGAGCGTACTTTGAAATCAATTGCGGCCTTCCAGGATTTCATGATTGTTTCTGCTACCGAGCAGGCTTTGCAGACTCTTTACAAGTTTGATTACGATAGCTTTAAAATGGAACCGATCGAATTCCCGGATCCGATTTATCAGGTGGGCCTTGGTTCAAACCTCGAGTTCGCAACAGACTGGGTGCGATTGAATTACAGCTCATTAGTACAACCAAATCAGACTTACGATTTGAATATGAAAACCAAAGAGAAGATCGTGCGCAAGATTCAGAAGATTCCTTCTGGCTACGATGCGGACGAATACACCTCAGAGCGTGTGTGGGCAGTGTCTCATGACGGAATCAAGGTTCCGGTTTCTTTGGTTTATAAAAAATCTCTTCGTAAGAACGGGCCCCAGCCGACATTGCTGTATGCTTACGGCTCTTACGGTTATTCAATGCCGACAGCATTCAATGCGCAAAGAATCAGCTTGCTGGATCGTGGTTATATCTACGCCATCGCCCACATTCGCGGTGGCGCGGATATGGGACGTCAGTGGTACGAAGAAGGTAAGTTTTTGAAAAAGAAAAATACCTTCTACGATTTCATCGCAAGTGCTGAGCACTTGATTCAACACAAATACTCAAAACCAAAAACTCTGGCGATCATGGGCGGCAGTGCCGGCGGTATGTTGATGGGGGCGGTGGTGAATATGCGCCCGCAGCTTTTCAATGCGGCGTTGGCGATCGTTCCATTCGTGGATGTTCTAAATACGATGTTGGATTCGAAGCTGCCTTTGACTCAGATGGAATACCAAGAGTGGGGAAATCCTGAAGCGTCTAAAGAGTACTACGATTACATCAAGAGCTATTCACCGTATGATAACGTGAAAGCGATGGCATATCCGAACTTGTACATCAAAGCGGGTCTGAACGACCCACGCGTGACCTACTGGGAGCCTGCAAAATGGTGCGCAAAGTTGCGTGAGATGAAAACAGATCACAACGTTTTATTGCTTGAAACGGACATGCAATCAGGTCATGCGGGGGCTTCGGGACGTTTTGAATATTTAAAAGAAATTGCCCGTCAGTTCACATTTATCTTGGCAACCAGCACACCGGAACTCTGCAAGTAG
- a CDS encoding cyclic nucleotide-binding domain-containing protein, translated as MRLHPAEVAREIKQFAFFKSFSEDLLLQVSTMMTGKSFKKGEFILRQGQPNQSLYFLRSGKVEIILSGEVVAELGQVGEVIGEMSVISENPATTSVRAADDVECFTVQASDFDHVHPKDKDHFDALLYRLYSSILVERLMKTNEKARLFEIANRELQRVQADLQEVGDKHVLLVESDKKQQVVARMAVGGTGVRLDIANNKEEAQNFVKERKYDAILCEETFLDILVQAHKDKVSPHLVLLTNPNVTENIETMKGLPFVDNIMSRDPEDRSFTVRSLLTTLTKVLNKNIFGIEKYLSWGADVQLKCVKASKEREGLKDDMVAHFKQSGIRSSILDRVYLVAEEMLMNAIYDAPTDGKGQALFNHLPRKTEVNLVKGQESNLRYAFDGTMIAVSVEDPFGALTKEIIISYLESCYQGKAGSLNANKGGAGRGLHQIIENSDLTIFNVKKGVKTEVISLFNIETGRKEHKPSFHYFFV; from the coding sequence ATGAGATTACATCCCGCGGAAGTTGCGCGAGAAATTAAACAGTTCGCTTTCTTCAAAAGCTTCAGTGAAGATTTGCTTTTGCAAGTATCTACCATGATGACTGGCAAATCTTTTAAAAAGGGCGAATTTATTCTCCGTCAGGGCCAACCGAATCAATCTCTTTATTTCCTCCGCTCGGGCAAAGTTGAAATCATTCTATCAGGCGAAGTCGTCGCAGAACTAGGCCAGGTCGGCGAAGTTATTGGTGAAATGAGCGTTATCAGCGAAAATCCGGCGACGACATCTGTTCGTGCGGCGGACGATGTGGAGTGCTTCACCGTTCAAGCCTCAGACTTTGACCACGTCCACCCTAAAGACAAAGATCATTTTGATGCTCTTCTTTATCGCCTTTACTCCTCGATTCTCGTTGAGCGTCTGATGAAGACCAACGAAAAAGCGCGCTTGTTTGAGATCGCAAACCGCGAACTTCAACGTGTGCAGGCAGATCTTCAAGAGGTCGGCGATAAGCACGTCCTTCTTGTTGAGTCCGATAAAAAACAGCAAGTCGTGGCTCGTATGGCCGTGGGTGGAACCGGCGTCCGTTTGGATATCGCGAATAATAAGGAAGAAGCTCAGAACTTCGTTAAAGAGCGCAAATACGATGCGATTCTTTGCGAAGAGACTTTCTTGGATATTCTCGTTCAAGCCCATAAGGATAAAGTAAGCCCTCACCTGGTATTACTGACGAATCCAAATGTGACTGAAAATATCGAGACGATGAAGGGTCTTCCTTTCGTCGACAATATCATGTCCCGTGATCCTGAAGACCGCAGCTTTACGGTTCGCAGTCTTTTGACGACTCTGACGAAAGTTCTTAATAAGAACATCTTCGGTATTGAAAAGTATCTTTCTTGGGGAGCCGACGTTCAGTTGAAGTGCGTAAAAGCCAGCAAAGAACGTGAAGGACTCAAAGACGACATGGTCGCTCATTTCAAACAAAGTGGTATCCGTTCGTCTATTTTGGATCGAGTCTATCTCGTTGCCGAAGAAATGTTGATGAACGCAATCTACGATGCGCCAACAGACGGCAAGGGTCAGGCCCTCTTCAATCACTTGCCACGCAAAACAGAAGTGAATCTCGTCAAAGGCCAAGAGTCGAATCTCCGCTACGCATTTGATGGCACAATGATCGCCGTATCAGTTGAAGACCCGTTCGGCGCTCTCACAAAAGAAATCATCATCAGCTACTTAGAGAGCTGCTACCAAGGCAAAGCGGGATCCCTCAACGCCAACAAAGGTGGAGCCGGCCGCGGCCTCCACCAAATTATCGAGAATTCAGACCTCACAATTTTCAACGTCAAAAAAGGCGTCAAAACCGAAGTGATCAGTCTTTTCAATATCGAAACGGGCCGTAAAGAGCATAAGCCCTCTTTCCATTACTTCTTCGTTTAA
- a CDS encoding MCP four helix bundle domain-containing protein: MNISSASWFRGLKGKLLFTAFLPVIAFIIVVGGSYKGLGEVSYMLNDAYSDVIPAMDDLGRMTTLRASIGYFCWAAIGSTDATRKKEFLGKAQAAFDEFKEVQTKYESGSFDDQEKENYSYVATHKKEFIDTTQEMITKLGTETPEAQAQARTLIDYGPWHKMSIELRKSIEKNIKYYQTMSAEKNVKQKELTARVTQMMIGVGAISCLLLFTIMAIIAHRLSSAIGGTAKILEESGQQISQAINQLSEAGSGLSQASVETAASLEETAASLEEMTSMIKMASDHASQASALSQTSSTSAQEGEKEIHSLISSMHDISASSKKIEEIITVIEDIAFQTNLLALNASVEAARAGEQGKGFAVVAEAVRTLAHKSAEAAKDITGLIKESVSKIENGTVIADRSGEVLSKIVVSVKKVADLNQEISTTSQEQSGGIVQINKAMNNLDQSSQSNAASSEEIAGTAEEIAAQAKQMQNAVLLLNTIVLGGNDPASRKAA, from the coding sequence ATGAACATTTCGAGTGCTTCTTGGTTTCGTGGTCTTAAAGGCAAATTGTTGTTCACCGCATTCCTGCCTGTTATTGCTTTCATTATTGTCGTTGGCGGTTCTTATAAAGGCTTAGGTGAAGTCAGTTATATGCTGAATGACGCCTATTCGGATGTAATTCCAGCAATGGATGACCTCGGGCGTATGACAACGCTCCGTGCGAGCATCGGCTATTTCTGCTGGGCTGCGATTGGCTCAACGGACGCGACAAGAAAAAAAGAGTTCCTCGGCAAGGCACAAGCAGCTTTCGATGAGTTTAAAGAAGTTCAAACCAAGTATGAGTCGGGCTCTTTCGATGATCAGGAGAAAGAAAACTATTCTTATGTGGCTACACACAAAAAAGAGTTCATCGATACGACTCAGGAGATGATCACAAAGCTGGGCACTGAGACTCCTGAGGCACAAGCACAAGCGCGGACTTTGATTGATTACGGTCCTTGGCATAAGATGTCGATCGAGCTGCGTAAATCTATCGAAAAGAATATCAAGTACTACCAAACGATGTCGGCTGAAAAAAACGTTAAGCAGAAGGAGCTCACAGCGCGCGTAACGCAAATGATGATCGGTGTAGGCGCGATTTCTTGCTTACTATTATTCACAATCATGGCGATTATTGCGCACCGCCTTTCGTCAGCCATTGGCGGAACCGCGAAGATTCTCGAAGAATCCGGTCAGCAGATTTCTCAAGCAATCAACCAGCTGTCTGAAGCAGGGAGTGGCTTATCTCAAGCGTCAGTCGAGACCGCTGCTTCTTTAGAAGAAACGGCTGCATCGCTCGAAGAAATGACCAGCATGATTAAAATGGCATCAGATCATGCAAGCCAGGCCTCTGCGTTGTCACAGACTTCGAGCACTTCAGCCCAAGAGGGTGAAAAGGAAATCCACTCTTTAATCTCTTCAATGCATGATATCTCAGCGTCTTCTAAAAAGATCGAAGAGATTATTACTGTGATCGAAGACATTGCTTTCCAAACAAACTTGCTGGCCTTGAATGCCTCTGTGGAAGCCGCCCGTGCTGGCGAGCAAGGAAAAGGCTTTGCCGTCGTCGCAGAGGCCGTTAGAACTTTGGCTCACAAGAGCGCCGAAGCTGCAAAAGATATTACCGGTCTGATCAAAGAGAGCGTCAGTAAAATTGAAAACGGTACAGTGATTGCCGATCGTTCGGGCGAAGTTCTTTCTAAGATTGTCGTTTCCGTTAAGAAGGTCGCTGATTTAAATCAGGAGATCTCAACCACTAGCCAAGAGCAAAGTGGCGGCATTGTTCAGATCAATAAAGCCATGAATAACTTGGATCAGTCTTCGCAGTCCAATGCGGCTTCATCTGAAGAGATCGCTGGAACTGCGGAAGAAATCGCAGCCCAAGCGAAACAGATGCAAAATGCTGTTTTACTTTTGAATACCATTGTTTTGGGCGGAAACGATCCAGCGTCGCGCAAAGCCGCCTAA